The sequence aggaacctgttagaggaagaagatctagagggagacagagaattagatggtgaaaTAAAtcgaaggaagatatggagagaaggggTTCGGTGGAGGATGATGTCttggatagaaggcagtggagaaggcgcatcaggcaaccgaccccttcatgtagggataacggtgggaaagaagaagaagaagactgtatAACAGGTACTTCCTGTATACGCCATCATTAATTCTAAAAAACCACTGATTTTCATATAACAATTTTAGCAAAAGCAACCCTTGCATGTTTGTGTGGCGATTTTTCCTAATTCCTGTTGTTCTTATTCAAGATTTCTAAACAAAGGGACGAGATGACTCACTCTAGATGAAATAACCCGCCAAGAGGACTTCTTGGTATCGCTGAGCAAGTCTTTCGTGTAGTGGGAATTGAAGATTTTGTCCTTACGGAAGTGACGGCACATAtgtgagtgcttttcttcttcatcttcatcagAGGGTGCGTCGTTGCTCCCTTGCTTATCCGCACTGACAGGGATCAAGTAAAAGTTTAAGAATTCATTTTCGTTTCGGTCAACACTCCAGATATCAGGTCTGTATTCTCCAGGTTCGGATATCAAGTAGCCATAGTCGTCTTCGTTGGATACGTAGGGGATGTAGCCCTGGGAAGGAAAGTGGTCAATTAGATAATAAAATACGGCAAAcacttcactttcactttcaaaTTTAACTGCTACAACAATTTCTGGAGAAAAtaaatggtctttttttttcttttgctatccATATCATAACCAGTTTGTAATCGTTGCAACTATATGATTCGCCATGCATTATTTCTGGAGAATAAAGCTGTTAACTTTTTGGGTATGCACATCGTGAACACATCATGATCTCTTACCTGCTCCAAAATCTGCCTATAGAAAGAGTTCCAGTGACTTTCCTTTGGTCTTTTGTCACTCAGAACCACATCAGAGTAAGTCTGGTAAGACAGCAGCACTGCTGATGTTATTTTCGACACTTGCAGCAGTCCGTTGAGATTGAAACCACTGCAAGTATGAATTTGATCACTAGAACTGCTCCATTGGTAGTTATTACCTCGAAATGTTTAAACACACCACTTCAGCGACTTACGCTCAGAGGAAATATGAAGTGTAAAATATTCTAATATTGCAAATTGCACCAGCGTAAAGACAAGCCACTTACCTATCGTCTTCAGTACGTTTATCAACGTAATTGCTGTAAACTGCTCCCTTAGCGAATTGTCCTTGGACATAATCTGTTTCTATGTTCGATCGATCTCCCGCTTTCGCTCTTAGTAAGGGCCCGACTATGTTCCTAAAGGTATGACGTCATAAAGAAGTGGTTTTTCAAAAGTCATATAAATCATTGGCGTAAATTCAATGTTCAAGGATTGTCAGTGTTGATGAAGGCATTGCGAGTGtcgtaaaaaacaaagaaatgtatCAGAATATACTAATGCAAGATTTTCAAAGAAAGTGTAACAAGTGAATGTGCATCCCTCTTTTTTTCAATTCTCGTGGGCTGTAAAgctgcgtccacacggtcgaacaatgtccgacggacaaacattgttaccaattaacaattgtgtgacggtctttgccttgtgagcagagaaAAGGCAGTGTTATACAGaatcatctggtaccactgtttgttgccagatctacgtcCATCggttcaacgcttatgacgtcatcctgcttcgcctatggtatggcaacaatgtttgtccgtcggacattgttcgaccgggtggacgcacctttagaatgaaaatgacgGATTGGGTCAGACTTGACTGGACAAAATTTGAGAGACAGTGGTACATACCTTCTTTTGTTTATGAGTATTTGTAACGTGTCAGGGTTGGTGAGATGGGCAGATGCTTCCACAACGAAAAGGTAATCGGGCATTAACTTAGTATTGgcctttttactgaaaaaaaaaaatattgagtcaGTCGATTTTCAACTTCACTCTAGACGCTGGAAATTTCGAGTGAAATGTGGAAATGGGGAATCAGTGTAGAGCCTTATGAAGGAAGTAAGACAGTCAGTTTATGAACGTGAATGAttctttttagaatttatttttttgttagagAATGTCCCATACGAAACGGTCTCTTGAAATGTAATAGACTCGGGAGGGCGTCTTATTTGGTGGGgcgaaaaataaatgttattattattattattattattattatcattaattttacaGCTCCAATTTTTGTCGCTTACATTGTTAATGTGTTAAATgtgttaccttatatatatatatatatatatatatatatatatatatatatatatatctatatatatattatatatcataccacaatacctatatatattatatatatatatatatataatatataatatatcatatatagatatatatatatatatatacatatctatatatatatacatatataatatatatatatatatatatagattatgatatatttatatatatatatatatatatatatacaatagtatatatagttatatatataatatatagaccataatttatatatatatatatatatacatatatatacatatatatatatatatacatatagagtaaTTATATCGCCAAATCTTTAGAAACCATCAGCATTACTTACATGAAGTACCTCATTCGTTCGTAATCATCCATTTCAGATGCAGGCAGAATTTGAACcatgaaatattcattcatattttcggCGATGTAAGCTTCCACCTGTTTGGGCGGAAGTTGGTAAGTTTTTAGCATGATCGAAGGGCAACCATATCGCAGGTAGATAAAGGTACTTTTAGTACTAGCTAAGCAGACGGAATATCTATTTGTGTAAGCTAGTATTTCAATTCTGAcaggaatgaaaatatgaattaatagatTCCTAAATTCTAAGATAAATGTGCTTTTAACAGCGGAGAATATCCAAGTATTTGCTTAAATTAGTTTTTCAGTTCCGACAGGAATGTATTAGTATTTACTATATCATTACTTTTAACAACTCGTTtgctatttattttcttctaagtTTCAAACGTTGACTTTCGAAAAGCGGTTCttcttacataaatatatacaacagTTTTCGTTCTTATATAAATACCCAGTGATTATAGTAAGTACTTGGGAATGAACTCTCCTTGTTCTACTTACTTCATCCAAAAGGGTTTCTGCAGACACATAAACACACAGTGAGAGCTTTTCTTTCGGATATTTGAGCTCCCGAAGGCGTTGGAGGAATAGCCTGACGAAGGGTAACTCATGGTCTATCAAAACTATTATCTGCACAGTTGGGTGGTCAGCTCCTTCCTTCAAACAAAAGAAATAgtattagtcatatatatattcacttttactTTACCTTTCCCCAACTTCTAATATTTCTACGAAATACTAGAAAAATAACTCTTAACTAGTGCCAGCGAGTCTGAAGGATTCATGATCATGGCCTGGCAACCTACCATTCAGAAACTGGGCGCACTGTTGACCTGTGGAGTGCCAGGGCACGATTGTAAAGCTCCCAGATACTTTGACTGTGGTACtgtggttatgtatatatatatatatatatatatattatatatatatatatactatacatatatatatatatacatatattatatatatatatatatatatatagtatatatgtatacagtccaCGCGTTTTCTGAATGGTTGGTTGCCAGCCCATGATAATGAATCCTTCAGACACTTTGGCAATAGTTTATAATGAGCTAATTTTTGTCTGTGGTTGAGAGGTGAAAGTTAGAACGCGGCAAAGTTAAAGGAGATGGACATCAAGGTTGTAGAGAGCAAAGCTGTCCAACTGTAATCGATCCTGCCTCATCTCCGACATGTATCGCAACAAGTAGACAAATGAAGATATATGCTTTTGGCATACATGGAAAATCCTCTATCCGCTTCGTACATAGCTGATTTATTAATGCCTTTGTCTTGTACAGCGGTATTCTAAGACAGATTGACAACCATGAAGATGAAAAACGAATTATATCCATGCCTCTGTTACAATTGACTGAGGTTGTTCATTCTTCTGTTTAACGAGCACGTGGGTATCTATGAAAGATGAAgtcaacagaaaacgggaagcGAAAAGCGTCCATCCAACTTACCAAAGGGGAAGCGTCTGGCAATGGCTCGTCGGGACACTCGGAACACGACCTTGTGGCTCCGATTTCCTTAGCCATGATGTTTGAAGCGACGAAAGGCATTTCGGAATGCCTAGCGTGGACGAAAGGCGCGATGAGAACATCGACTTGCGCGTGGAGAGAAAGGACGCCGCTGTCACCCTTCCGGTAAGAAAAACTCCCTgtcagaagaagaaagaaaaactctgtcagaagaagaagaagaagaagcatgctGGGTAGTTTGGGTCCTCTGAATggtaatgtaaagaataaatataccAGTATTCTGCTTAAAATATATTTGCAATGTTAGATCTCCGTTGTTTCACGGACACGTTATTTTTAGGTACTCCCAAAATATGTCCAGTCCCCTCCTTACCCAAAAGGGATTTCAGAATAATTAAAGAGAATCAAGTGTGAGCTCAGCCGTTTGCTAAGACCTAGAGCATTACAAGAACAGATATCATAAGAGATGTTTTTGAAAAGAACTTGGACATTTTAACGACCATGTCgacttgaaaaattaattttcctatttGTAGCTTTATTGGAGTAAATATTTTGGTCGTGAAATGTCTTAAAAGTACTGTCCTTGTCTAATTAGTTTTCCTGTAAAGGTAAGCTGCTAAAATTGCGCTACCGTTTAACCTAACATTATTAGCTTTCTTCAGTAAAGCTGCAGAGATTCCTATATATTACTTACCTGTATTGATTGTCGTAGCGTCTTGATAGATGATGTAATTGTCATCGAAAGCCAGTCCGTATCTGTACCTCAGTGTTAGATTATTAACTGCGGAATGCCACAGCTCCTTCACAGTTTTTAAGTGCTCCTTTTCTTGGAGATCCTGCAATGTTTCCGATATGGTGGTGGTCAGTCCTGcgaaagctaaaaataaataaataaataaataaatagatgtcaGAGATTCCAACTTTTGTGTGTCTTGTagatgatacagagagagagagagagagagagagagagagagagagagagagagagagagagagagaggtcctaacCTGGTTGTGATATATCAGCTATAAGAACTTGATACCCATACCAAGTTTATCTGGAACAATAAAATGTCAGATAAGTAATAACAATGACGATCACATTTTATCTTTCCAACTGattatcgaagagagagagagagagagagagagagagagagagagagagagagagagaagagattctaAGCAATTTTTGATATGTTAGCTAACAAGATATACGTAGAATACCAAACAGCTACTCATAATGATGAtcgcattctctctcttcaactgacTATTATGGTTGAGTCGTAATACCAAAAAGTACAAGATTACAGCGACGATGATGATCAAAAAGATTCATattgacgcacacacacacactcacacaaaacaTTATCGCAGCTATGGTGATGAAGAGATGTACCAAAAACACTCACCATATGCTCCAAAATCCCGAGTGTTGGCATTCATCTTGAAGTCCCGGTAGTTCTGCTTGTCCTCCACCTCCAGCCTCCTCAAGGTGTAGAGGAGCCTCTGAACGTCTTCGGCCTCCTTTGACGAGTAAGGTTTAATTCCACTACTGACCCTGTAGGGGACTAGTTCATTCTGAGGACATGGAAGTAGGGAGACGGATTGTTACATAGGTGTTCTTTGCTacctttaaagtttttttttttttttttttttttatcagtgatttcgtcttttttttcttcagagagTGTTTAATGAAAATGACTAATATTCACTTTGGTGTGACTTAAGTAATTAATATTTACGTGATTAGGTTGCTTCAGCGTTCCAGGTCGCCTGATTATGTTGCTTGTTCTACCTTACTATTATGCAAAAGATTATGCATATTAATTGACAGTTGTCATTAAATTTACAGTCTTTGAAAAGCTTGCAagaattcaagagagagagagagagagagagagagagagagagagagagagaccttacatcttgttcgggttgccccaggtccctcagtgtgtgtgtgtgtgtgagagagagagagagagagagagagagagagagagagagaacgaggattTCGAGAGCATTACCGAAAAGGTGTGGCAGATGTCGAAAGGAATCTTATTTGCTTAAAATCCTGGATCAAAGGAAAAGATCTGCTTCCCTGACAGGTGGCTAAAGGGATTAGGTCGCTGAATATCCTCGTTTCGAGGCGGTATTTCGACAGGACCACCATTGTTGAATCTCCTTAAGTGAGGAATTCTTCTTTAGCCTAAGAGCCAAGGCAGTTGGTATGGGCAACCTCTTGCCCTTCTCTACCCCTAAACCCGATGAAGGAAAGcacaaaggaaagaaggaaggtgaCGAGTCATGGAAagcagagacagaaagagaacTCCAAAGCCTGTTTCTCTTACCGTCACTTCTTCGATCTGCTGCTGAAGGCGGCGGGTGTTCTTGAACGCTGGCGGCGGATAGGGTAGAATTATCTCTGCCTCCTGCTTGGTGGCTTCCAGTGCTATCTTCCAGGACGCTACGGCGGGATCGCCAGCGACGATGTATTCATCGCTGTCAAAGAGGAGAACCATCCTCCAGAATGCTTTCACGAATATAGGACGAGTTTTTGTTGTCTTAGATTTTAGTCGATATTATTCCTTTAATGCTTTGTCAGTGAGCTGCTTCCGGATGACCAAGAAAGTCAGTGAATGTCTGCTGATATTAGTGGGCAACATGGCTAACGTCACTGCTGCGACAGTAACTAAATAATCAGGGATTATGGTAGGAATCGCTTGTAACAGAAACTTGTTTCAGTgcatttcaaaaaaatattagcgtaaacaaaaatatcaagtcATGGCAAAAATTATTGATACTAAGTCACATTTATTCTTCCACCCAcccacccgctctctctctctctctctctctcctctctctctctctctctctctctctctctctctctctctcttcttcttcttctggaataGTTCAAAACATTTGAGTGCTTGACATAAAGCTTGATCCATCTCCTTATGGTTTCGTTTATGCCTGCTTGATATGAAGCTGCATCTGTTCCTttactattttagttttctgcaaaagaaatctattgagatggctatttgtctgtccgccctcagatcttaaaaactacagaggctagagggctacaaattggtatgttgatcttccaccttccaatcatcaaatataccacattgcaaccctttagcctcagtagtttttatttgagttCAGTTTAAAGTTAGCTACAATCTTGCTTCTGggaacgatataggataggccaccacgggccgtggttaaagttctaTAGGCcgtggctcatgcagcattagTATACCGaagccaccgaaagatagatctattttacGTAGGTGACCTTGATTATGGAttgtacagaaaacgcgattgttTTGTGTTCTGTTCTCTCGACAACCTTCAACTTCCTTTTAATGAGAAAAACAGATCTCGacgaaattattcttccttttctCTATGAATAGATTTACTGGTGATACgacattttttattccattaccTTAGCTTTCTAGTTGTTCTCGGTTTCGTGTGTTCAGCTTCAAATTGCTCCTCTTCTACCTTTTCTAATTCTGAAAATCTCTGGActacaatatattatatgtattagtGACGCTCACTAGTGAAAGACATGagttctctctctatttctctcaaacatttatttgtttcattcgaTGAATCATTTTAACCGTAATGTGATCCGACCTTCCCCCTCCATTATGGTTCTCAAGTTGCATTGTAATTAATTTTGAAAGACCCTACAGTGGAAAGAGATTGTTTTTGAGTGGTAAAGACCAAAGTTTACGTGACGCCTTTGTATGTTGAAAGATGATTCCAAAGGATAATTCCATCAGCTCTCTACTTGCCCCTTTCACAGATTGAATTTCTACGTAAATAATTTCTATATTACAGCCGTGGTTTCTTCTGTAAATTTTCCCGCCCTCTAAGCGACGTATcgtgttatatatttttaaatgccaTTATTACCCCTCTAccctttttttcttatatgtttctTTTCTCTATGAACTAAATAAGAATAGATAGATTTAATTTTCGAATTAGGAGTGATAAAACTCAAACGAACTGACCTCATGATACTAATGcttacttcatctctctctctctctctctctctctctctctctctctctctctctctctctctctctctctctctctctgggtgaagAAATATGAactattaatcctttttacaaaCTGTCACTATTATCGTTGTTGATTGCAATACACTTTAGTTAACTCATGTGGCTTGACTGCTTGATTTCCttgcatattttgaaattataCGCCACAGGTGATTATTACAGTTTAAAATTGACTTATCTCTTGGAAGGAATgactcccccaccccccgcccccacttACCTGTTGATGACAACCACCATATCGTCCGGTCGGTAAGGTTCCTGTTGAATCACTCGCAAGATTTGGGAAAGTTCTTGACTTTCATCTTCCACTGATATCATCTGTAACAGATAGAGTGCGGCGTCTGTTTTGAATGCTTCTGCTTGTATTTGCAGGCCTACGATCAAATGAGTTGATAGTTCCATATTCCATTCAAAATATTTCGccagtgtttaaaaaaaagttataggtgacgaagaattaaaaaaaacatagatgTTAGTCTTGGTCACCTGTATCTAATTTCACGACGTTTATAAATGCCAAATGCCACGTCACTATACGGGGCACTTCCTTAAGGGCTGTGTCGTTTGGTAATTGATATAGGTTGGATACAAAGATTTcccattctttgcaaggaaaatacctttaaaatgcaCGTCTTTACATCTGCTTTAGTTGTTATGTGCAATTTTGTAGAAAGCAGTTGAAATCTCCTCTGTATGTTTGACAGTATTAAGACagctccccccccaaaaaaaaaaaaaaaaaaaaaaaactaattctctctctctctctcttctctctctctctctcttctctctctctctctctctcatcaaaaacCCTTCTTGTTAGTCTTCTTATATCAGACATACTTTCTCTGGTCAAAAGCTCTTTGTATACTAtgcatgtcctctctctctctctctctctctctctctctctctctctctctctcctctcatctctaaCATCAAAAAACTCTTTCTTGTTAGTCTTTCTTTTAATCAGACATACTCTCTCTGGTCAAAAGCTCTTTGTATACCAtgcatgtcctctctctctctctctctctctctctctctctctctccgagtatTCTAACCAGTAAGCGTAAAATTATGACGGAGTCACTTTCCATACCTGGGCGGGTATGTTGACCCCTAAGGCTGTCCGAAACAGTCGACGGTGCCCATCTCGTGCCTCCCTCCCAGCGACTATGAGCAACCGAATTCCTAAAAGTAAGAAGAGGCATCAGCATTTTCTTTGTCCTATGAATGTTAAATATTTTACACGTCATTCGCATCCATGATCATTACCGAAGCCACATCACAACGAAGGCTTTTCATATTACGGGGAAAACAAATGTTTATTGGTCTCGTTCACTACGTTCACATGAGATGGTTTTCTGGAAACAATATTGTAAAGGTATATGAATGTGTTTTGTTACACGTCATACGTGTCTTTGATTATTGCCAAAGCCACATCACGACGTGCTTTTTATCTAACGAGGAAAACAGATGTTTATTGGGCTCGTTCATTACGTTCACATTAGATAATTTCCTGGAAGCAATATTATAAAGGAATAGTATTGTTTCAGTAAGAACTCACTCCAGTCAGGAGGTTGATGGTTGTTTTCGTCGTTTCCCGAAGCAGAACTGGACACGCACGAACACCAGAATAACAATAGACACCGCCACATTGCTGACTCGTCGACGGAGAAGCCTCAAAGCAATCTGCGCGAAGCTTGGCTGGACTGCTTCCTTTGGGAGACGTACGAGGAAAATGGGGAGTGAAAAAGGTATTGTTTCGAGGTTTTCCGTTGTCCTGTTTTGCTGGTTTATCCTCGTTGCAAACACCTTGAACTCTTCGATTTAGTGTAATTTCCTGGCCTTCTAAACCGTATAGAAAATAATTCCCAGAGAGATTGTGGTTTTTTCTTCAGTGAATATGTATCGGAAACAATAACCGAAAATTCTTTATATCtgaactaatctctctctctctctctctctctctctctctctctcagcgtaacTCGAAGACTGGGTGAAGTGTTTCGCCAGTCTTTAGACCGCTGCTTTAAGTAGGAAAGCAGATTGGtcacaatactactactactactactactactactactactactactactactactactactactactactactactactgctttcAGTACTAATATTAGTTGGTATAGCGAGTAGCAATTGCCAGGATGGCTTTACTAATTGAAAGCAATCAGGTCAATTATTCCTGAAGagggtatagtagattcacatcacccgtgcatctgatgtctcggCCAGTCCTTACGACACACAGGGCAGAAAACcctcagtgtctctcgagagttcacataagccgAATGTATGTTTCATCTCTCGCACCCCtgaggagaagtggaacatacatcctgcctatgtgaactctcgagagagatagagcttccagccctgtgattagcttatcaacggccaatcagcagcgtcgtaagggactggcctagacatcaataatgcacggttgatgtgaatctactatagcaacgtCCGAATGAACTGATAACGTCTTAATGGCATTAGTACCATCAACCCTGATAATGATAGTAACGACCGCGACGCAGCGACAGAAAAAGGCGAATAATAAAAATCTCGGCCAGCTTTGAAAGCACCAGAACCTCAGCCAGCATTCAAGGCACCAGACATCGTCTCTCTGAAAGCAGCTTCTAATTAGCCTCTGATTTCATAAGCACTGAGCGTGACAGGTGCTATTTCATAGCGGCGTCAGAAACGGATCTGCGAGATGACGCAACCAGTCAGCCTCCTTCTTTTACGTCATACCTGTCAAACACAGGGCACAAACGCTGTAGTAAAGCCTTTCTGAAAGGTCTTATTTTTCCATGACGTCATTCGTTGCAGTGGTGTTGGGAAATCTCTGCCTCTCTAATCATTTTTTTATGACCTGACATCTTACGCGTTTGAAGTTTACAGAGGTGCGACGAGCAAAGGGTTTAGCTTTAAGTAGCGTTAAGAACGTCTCCTCTCCAGATGGGCTCGTCTTCAGAGGTCTAGGGTAACATCGTCTCtttttccccctcctcctcctcctccctccgttCCCCAGCCTCGTgccttcctctccctccccctcctcctataATAATCCCCAACAGGTAGAGGGGAGGCTCTTTATTTCCACTGCTGTTGTtgattctgctgctgctgctgctgctggtgcgaCAGAGACTCGGACACTTAAGTTTCTTTATTTTCGTGGAACGTGTCTTGGCTAAAATTAGCTCATTAGGTCGGGTATTGTTAGCCTTGGTAGTCGCAGCTAAACATGGCCCAGAGCCCAGTCCCTGCCTCGACACCAgcattgctgctgctgctgctgcccacACGCTAAAATTATACCTGCTGGGGAACTGTTGCTGCTCTTGCTCTCTCTGCTCAGTGGGTGAACGAAAGGGGCCTCGTGCCGCCCCGTCTACTGCAGTGGAAGAGGCAGCGTGTGTCAGTGCACGGGATCCC is a genomic window of Macrobrachium nipponense isolate FS-2020 chromosome 31, ASM1510439v2, whole genome shotgun sequence containing:
- the LOC135206483 gene encoding uncharacterized protein LOC135206483, producing MWRCLLLFWCSCVSSSASGNDENNHQPPDWRIRLLIVAGREARDGHRRLFRTALGVNIPAQMISVEDESQELSQILRVIQQEPYRPDDMVVVINSDEYIVAGDPAVASWKIALEATKQEAEIILPYPPPAFKNTRRLQQQIEEVTNELVPYRVSSGIKPYSSKEAEDVQRLLYTLRRLEVEDKQNYRDFKMNANTRDFGAYAFAGLTTTISETLQDLQEKEHLKTVKELWHSAVNNLTLRYRYGLAFDDNYIIYQDATTINTGSFSYRKGDSGVLSLHAQVDVLIAPFVHARHSEMPFVASNIMAKEIGATRSCSECPDEPLPDASPLEGADHPTVQIIVLIDHELPFVRLFLQRLRELKYPKEKLSLCVYVSAETLLDEVEAYIAENMNEYFMVQILPASEMDDYERMRYFIKKANTKLMPDYLFVVEASAHLTNPDTLQILINKRRNIVGPLLRAKAGDRSNIETDYVQGQFAKGAVYSNYVDKRTEDDSGFNLNGLLQVSKITSAVLLSYQTYSDVVLSDKRPKESHWNSFYRQILEQGYIPYVSNEDDYGYLISEPGEYRPDIWSVDRNENEFLNFYLIPVSADKQGSNDAPSDEDEEEKHSHMCRHFRKDKIFNSHYTKDLLSDTKKSSWRVISSRANEPDVLEPPGEMSILQNIYVQSVIRYFTRNKDLEIPVAGGKMLVFQGSGHLTLQGSMNVIMSMADQKVSTLEFKSNEDKDKWDVPSSSPLSSPSSSSSSCLLKLRQGEGIFITSPNPWNITLAETTNIVVFSL